The following DNA comes from Halorhabdus tiamatea SARL4B.
GTGTTCGCTCGCGGAACGCGACCAGGTCGCGACGGGCGATCTCGCGGACTGTCTTGACGTCAGCCGCGCGAGTGTCACCGAGATGGTCGAGAAGTTCGGCGAGGGCGACCTCGTCGAGCACGAACACTACAAGGGGGCAACGCTCACGGACAGGGGTGAAGCGCTCGCCCGGCACCTGCTGTGGCGACGCTGCGTCACCGAACAGTTCTTCGAGGGCGAACTCGACCTCGACGTGGGCATCGAGAGTGCCTACCGCATCGGGTTCGAGTTCCCCGACGCCGGCGTCACTCGACTCGCCGAGATGATCGACCACCCCTGTGACCGGACGTGCCAGGCGACCGACCCCGAGGAGTGCGCCCAACTCACGATCGGGTCGGCGTGAGTCGTCCCGGCCGTCGTGATCGGGACGTAACGGACCTCCATATATTATTCTCGCCAATATCGGATAACGGACCGAGAGACATTCCTAAAACGTTTCGCCGCCTCTGAGCCCGCCATGAAATGTCAATGATGGCTACGTAATCGGGTAAAACGACCTGAAACAATCCGAAGGCTCGCAGGGTTATATGGGGACATCGCTCGATAAGTGAGACACGCGACGGTGTCCCCGATGTCAAACTCCAACCCCGCACTCGCCGACCGCACGCCGCCGACCGACGCACAGCCCGTCAAGCGTCACCTCCTCGGACCCGTCCAGGGCGTCGCGTTCTGGGCGGCGATCGCGTTACCGTTTCTCCAGGTTCCCCTCCTCTTGTCCGGGTTGGGCGAGTCGACGACGCTGCTCGCCTTCCTCGCCCTGCTCGCGATCAACGTCCTGGCGCTGTACGTCGGCCACACATACGGCCAAGATTGACAGTCTCGGCCGTCAGGTCTCGCCCTCCAGCCGGCCGCCGACCGTCTCGCGGATCGCGTCCCGTTTCAGCAGGACGAACCCGAGTAAGATGACGACGAACCCGCCAGCCGTCGCGATGTCGATGATTTCTCCCAGGAACAGAAAGCCCGTCAGCGCGGCGAAGACCGGCGCGACGTAGGAGACGAGGTTGATCTCGACCGGGCCGAGTCGGTCCAGCAGGTCGAAGTAGACCAGAAAGCCCAGCGCACTCGCGACCAGCGAGAGATAGCCGAGCGAGAGAACGGCACTCGGCGTCCACTCGATCGCGGCCGGGGACTCACCGAGTACCAGACTGAGGAGGTGCATGAGGAGAGCCCCGCCGACCATCGACCACCCCTCCATCGCCTCGATCGAGAGGTCGGCGTCGAGCCAGCGGGTGAGGACGCTCCCCAGCGCAAACGAGAGGGCCGCGCCGAAGACGAGAACCGGCCCGAGGACGTCACTCGAGAGGAGTCTGCCAGGTTCAGGACGGGCGATGACGACGACGCCGGCGAATCCCAGCCCGAGGCCGAGCACGCCGAGCGTCGAGAGGCGTTCCTCGGGGAGGGCGATCCGGGCGAACCCGGCAGTCAGCACCGGCGAGAGGCTGACGACGACCGCCGCAGTCGCGCTCGTCGTCTCGAGTTCGCCGACGAACAGCAGCGCGTGATACCCCGCGATCAACAGCGTCGCACCGACCGCGATCGCTGCCAGGTCACGCCGACTCTCGGGCAGCGGATCGGTGACGATAGCGGCGTATCCAAGGACGAGCACACCCGCGATATCGTACCGGAGGGCGGCGAACAGGACCGGCGGAATCGACGCGAGCCCGGCCTTGATCGCGACGAAGGCGCTCCCCCAGATCGCGCCCAGAGCCAGAAAGGCGACGGCGTTTCGATAGCGCACGGTCGGGATTGGCCCCTGAAGCACCTACGACTTTTCATCGCTACCGAGGGGGGACACCCCCACGCCACGTCTCGCGCTCGCTCGACAGTACTACTCGTTTCGCTCGTCGTCGAGCGCGGTGAGGAGATCCTGACGGGTGACGATCCCGACCAGTTCGCCGTCTTCGAGGACGGGCAGCCGGTTGATGTTCCGGGACGTATCGGCCAGCAGGCCGAGGAGTTCGTCCAGATCAGCGCCGGGGTCGACGGTCACGACGTCCTCGGTCATGACCGTGCTGACCGGTTTGCGGGCGCTTTTGACCATATCGATCCCGACATCGAGGTCGTCCCACGACAGGTCGAAGCCGTAGGTTCGACTCTCCAGGAATGGGGGGAACCCGATCGGAATCCACAGGACGCGATTCGAGGGCTGAAACATGTCGACGAGGTCCTCCTCGGTGACGACGCCGACGACGGTGCCGTCCTCGACGACCGGAAACCCATTGAACTCGGCGCGGGCGAGTCGGGTCAGGACCTCGCTGATCTCGTCGTCGGGAGCGACCGTCTCGACGTCTTCGGTCATCACATCGCGGGCACGGACCATAGCCCAGGTGACGCACCCGGCTGCCGTAGTCGTTGTGGTGGGTTGGCGTCCAGTCCGACGACGGAGCCAACAGGAAGCCTCATTACGGTGCCGTGACAGAAATCACACAATGGCCTCGACGTGGAAGCGCGACTTCGCCAGCGGACTGATCGTCATCACGCCGTTGCTCGTCACCGTGATGGTCCTGCTGTGGCTGTACAACCGCCTGGAGGGGATTCCAGTGCCGATCGAACCCGCACCGCTGCGAGTCGGGTTGACGATCGTCGTCTTCGTCCTGCTGGTGTTCGCTGTCGGGTATCTGATGCGAACCGCCGTCGGGTCGATCCTCGAGGACGCGATCGACGACCTCATGAACCAGCTGCCGGGGCTGCGCGTCGTCTACAACGCCTCGAAGATGGCTGCCGAAACTGCGCTCTCGGGCACCGACGAACTTCAAGCCCCCGTCAAACTCGAAGTCTGGGATGGTCTCCGGATGACCGCGTTTCTGACCGGCAAAACTACTGAAGACGGTCGGGACGTCCTCTTTTTGCCGACGGCACCCAACATCACGACGGGCTTCGTCGTCGAAGTCGATCCCGACCGGCACACGGAGATCGACGAGCGCGTCGAGGACGCCCTGACCCGTATTCTCAGCGCCGGCTTCGGCGAGAGTGACGAGCGATCGGTCGCGGTCGACGTCGAGGACGTCGTCAGCGAGGTTGAAGCGGAGAGCGGTGAGCCGGGCGACAGTGACTGAAGCCTGCGAAGCCGGTCTAGACGTACGTGAACCACTCCTCGCGGTCGCCGGACTCGATGACCTCGAAGAACGCTTCCTGGATCTCGTCGGTGACCGGCCCTTTCGTCCCCGAACCGATCTCGGTGTCGTCGACGCTCCGGATCGGCGTGACCTCCGCGGCCGTCCCCGAGAAGAACAACTCGTCGGCAGTGTAGAGTTCGCCACGCGAGATCGTCGCTTCGTCGTGGACGGTGTAGCCCAATTCCTCGGCGAGGTCGATCACCGTCCGGCGGGTGATCCCGTCGAGGTTCGACTCGGCGAGGCCGGGCGTGTAGATCTCGCCGTCCCGGACGAGAAAGAGGTTCTCACCCGGTCCCTCGGCGACCTGGCCTTCCTTGTTGAGCAACAGGGCCTCGGTATAGCCGTTCTCCTCGGCCTCTAAGCTCGCCAGCACGCTGTTGACGTACGGTCCCGTGGTCTTGGCGTTGGTCGGGATCTGGCTGGAAGCGTACTTCCGCCAGGAGGAGACCGCGACGTCGACGCCCTCCTCTAAGGCTTCCTCGCCGAGATACGCGCCCCACGGCCAGACGGCGATCGCGACCTTGACGGGGGCGTCACCGGGGTTCAGCCCGAGCATGTCGTAGCCGTAGAAGGCGATCGGGCGGATGTAACACGAGGGCAACTCCTCGCGCTCGATGAGTTCGAGCGTCGCCTCGGTGAGTTCCTCGCGGTCGAAGGGGATCTCCATCCCGTAGGGTTTGGCCGACTGATAGAGCCGATCGAGGTGTTCTTCCCACCGGAAGATCGCCGCGCCGTTGTCGGTGTCGTAGCTTCGGACGCCCTCGAAGACGCCCGTCCCGTAGTGCAGACCGTGGGTGAGGACGTGGACTTGCGCGTCCTCCCAGTCAACGAACTCCCCGTCCATCCAGATCGTTCCGACATCCATGTCGTCGAAGCTCATACTACCCCGAAAGGGAGCCTCCGTTAAGAGTGTTCACGGTTCGAGTGAGTCGGATACGATTGTCGGCCAGGAAGGCTGTCACGCGTCGCCAGTATCGTCGGGGACCACCGTGAACCCGAGCGTCCGGAAGTCGTCCCGGTCGAACGTGAAGACGTGCTCGACGTCGCGGTCGGACGCGAGGACGGCACTGGTGTGATCGACGAAGGAAATC
Coding sequences within:
- a CDS encoding metal-dependent transcriptional regulator, whose protein sequence is MTRSRMEPADVSLEELSASITRTGGKYLCGLLRCSLAERDQVATGDLADCLDVSRASVTEMVEKFGEGDLVEHEHYKGATLTDRGEALARHLLWRRCVTEQFFEGELDLDVGIESAYRIGFEFPDAGVTRLAEMIDHPCDRTCQATDPEECAQLTIGSA
- a CDS encoding DMT family transporter is translated as MRYRNAVAFLALGAIWGSAFVAIKAGLASIPPVLFAALRYDIAGVLVLGYAAIVTDPLPESRRDLAAIAVGATLLIAGYHALLFVGELETTSATAAVVVSLSPVLTAGFARIALPEERLSTLGVLGLGLGFAGVVVIARPEPGRLLSSDVLGPVLVFGAALSFALGSVLTRWLDADLSIEAMEGWSMVGGALLMHLLSLVLGESPAAIEWTPSAVLSLGYLSLVASALGFLVYFDLLDRLGPVEINLVSYVAPVFAALTGFLFLGEIIDIATAGGFVVILLGFVLLKRDAIRETVGGRLEGET
- a CDS encoding CBS domain-containing protein gives rise to the protein MVRARDVMTEDVETVAPDDEISEVLTRLARAEFNGFPVVEDGTVVGVVTEEDLVDMFQPSNRVLWIPIGFPPFLESRTYGFDLSWDDLDVGIDMVKSARKPVSTVMTEDVVTVDPGADLDELLGLLADTSRNINRLPVLEDGELVGIVTRQDLLTALDDERNE
- a CDS encoding DUF502 domain-containing protein produces the protein MASTWKRDFASGLIVITPLLVTVMVLLWLYNRLEGIPVPIEPAPLRVGLTIVVFVLLVFAVGYLMRTAVGSILEDAIDDLMNQLPGLRVVYNASKMAAETALSGTDELQAPVKLEVWDGLRMTAFLTGKTTEDGRDVLFLPTAPNITTGFVVEVDPDRHTEIDERVEDALTRILSAGFGESDERSVAVDVEDVVSEVEAESGEPGDSD
- a CDS encoding branched-chain amino acid transaminase, with the translated sequence MSFDDMDVGTIWMDGEFVDWEDAQVHVLTHGLHYGTGVFEGVRSYDTDNGAAIFRWEEHLDRLYQSAKPYGMEIPFDREELTEATLELIEREELPSCYIRPIAFYGYDMLGLNPGDAPVKVAIAVWPWGAYLGEEALEEGVDVAVSSWRKYASSQIPTNAKTTGPYVNSVLASLEAEENGYTEALLLNKEGQVAEGPGENLFLVRDGEIYTPGLAESNLDGITRRTVIDLAEELGYTVHDEATISRGELYTADELFFSGTAAEVTPIRSVDDTEIGSGTKGPVTDEIQEAFFEVIESGDREEWFTYV